A region of the Apium graveolens cultivar Ventura chromosome 6, ASM990537v1, whole genome shotgun sequence genome:
AAGAAATCTTGTCAATTTAACATAATAATTGTCAATATTTTTTAATAGCAACATTGTAGCTTTAGCTTCCTCTTGGTGCATTTTATACTTTTGCAAATATTATCAGAAATCTCGCAAGGGAAGTCATGAAAAGAAAATTAGTTAGATAAAGTCTCCTTTGCTTATTGACAGAGATCGTCTACTTAGATACACAGAAAAAAGTTCTTTCTGGAAATTGGTTGGTAACAATTATTTTGGGGCTTATGCCTTAAGTAAGTTTATCAGTATAATTTAAGCGTGGAACATGATAACCTCTCCAGGTTTAAATTTTCATCACCATCGTCTCCAGGTACATATAAATGCATCTGATTCCGTAAATtatgaatattaattatttatgtgTGCATGCTGCACCAAATTATGCATACTTTTCTTATTTTTTTCCACATGGTAATTAAGAAATTAATGATGTTATGATGCCATAGATTCAAATAATGCAGAGGATGCATACAAATGTTTTTTCGTGTGCCTGCAAATTATTCATGTTTTTTGCTTTATGATCATACCAGTTTATGTTTGTTTTCTTTATTTCAGTTTTAAGtttaatactccctccgtctctAAAAACATTTCttatttgtgttggacacgtttgccaatgcacacttttgattgttaatatctttaaattcgtatttgtattaaatataaaaatttcactgtattaaagtactgataaatacgaatccaacgagatcactcatgactatgtttgatattatagattagacgtaaattagtagtcaattgATTACCGTGAACAGTAACGAAAGTCAAATTAGGCAACGTTtaatgggacggagggagtagctGCTAGTTATAGTTTTTGCGGGTAATAGTCTCTATATGGTAGCTTTGATTTCATCGTGTACGTCAGGTCATTCACTGTTATTTTAATATGTTTCACGTTCTTCCGTGCTATATGTTTTAATTGtccaatttataaaataaaaatttcccaaaatattTGTCATGTTCTTTAACCCatacaaattttataatttcaatattgCTAAAAGATCCTACTCATAAATGTCCTTGTATAGAAATTGAAAATGCACATTATTTTATGCACTACAAGAATATCCAGTTTTAACAAGAGAAAATGTCGTTGTTATGTTATAGACATCCGGTCGTTGGGAAATCACTGCCGGTGTTTTCGTTAATTAATTTAACAACGAAATAGTAGCAGACTAACAACAGAATTCCTCTTTGAGACCACAACCACATCCGACCAACTTAGTAACATATTATTTCATTGGTACTAATAGCAATCCTATAATAACGATTTTTCCGTTGGTACTAATAGCAACCTTATAATAACGTAATGTCCGTTTTTAAATTCAGTAGCAAATATTAAATGATATATCTGTTAGTACTATTAACAACACtatgaaaataattaaatacgTTGCTAATATTAACAACCAAAATATTCGTTgttaaattttataataaatttccAACAAAAAATCCGTTAATATTATTAGCAACCACATTATAGGAGAGAATCTCCTATTAACATTAGTAACTGAAGTTGCGTTgttattttctaatttatttgGTAACAAAATACCAACTTAATCTGTTAGTTCCTGTGATAAATTTTCAAAAGCCAACAAATGCATGATAAAagattacatatatatatatatatgatttttaAAACCTGTGCAATTTTTCAAATAAAGATAGAAAAAGTAAACAGATAGGAAGTCCTTAAATACTGATTACAATTCAAAATGGGGCTGAGAGTTACATCATTACTCTAGCGCTATACTTAAATACGATCGAATATAACATCCAAAGTTGGCAAATCTGATAGTTAAACTGGTACTAAACCAGATTTTCCCGATCAATGTAACCAAAATTAGCAACCTAATAGTTAACGGGGTACTAAACTACATTTCCCCAATTAGTGTTACGTTACATGCACACGAACATATATAACTTTCAGTCAAATGCATACCAAGCATACTAATAACAAGTGAAATACTAATTTTCATCATTTTCACCATCTAAATTGGCAGGGCACTGATCATGTGGAACTCAAACTAAAGTAGCCTCAAGAATTATGGCTAGCTAATTTTCCATGGCTTTCATCCGATCATTCATCTCAATTAGTTGGCGCTTCAGCCTTTGATTTTCTTCTTCACCGGCAAAAGATGACATACAAGGCTTATTATTAGACGGGTAGAAGAGTCTTTTCGATAAACCCACTCCATATACTTTCTTTTTCTTGTCAAGCCCTCCAACGGCTTCAAGAAACAATGCATTATTATCCACAGGCTGCCCAGTTGCCTAACGTAATTCACGAAGTTTTAAGAATGTTTCCTGCTTTAATTCATTCCACATGAGCAAGACATTACATAAAAAGTTCCAACATAAAGCTAAGGAACCATTCCCTACAAATGCACATAACTACGCTCATTATGTACTACTGTAGATTTTGATCAATTATAGCACTTTTTCATAtcattttattagtttatatggTATAATCTTGACATATTGTGTACGTAAGGAATATTTTAAAAATGGATTTTAAACTcaatataaatattttacatatattcCACATTTTTACATATTTTTTCTTAAGAGTACGTAAGGTCGCTATCATTGTTAAGACCCAAAACCAAATATAACCCAGGAGCAAACTTCTAGAGCGTATAATCAAGACACCAACACTACAATCATCATAAAAAATTAGTCTTATGCCAAAGATTAAATAGGTACAATCAAGCCATTTAAAAAAAGTGAACATACAAAAATATTACAAAATCCAGTGAATGTATAATTTTCAATTTTAACATTATCAATATTATGGGCATAAATCTGATAGGTGTATTCCTAATGACTAGATGGATATTCTGAATAATAAAACTCGCATAAGTTTGTTGACTTTTTTGTCAATCCATACGAATTCTTCATCATCTTCGCTCTCATCATCCACGATATTATCATCAACCCCGCTAATcaagttcttcttttcttcacATGTCTGGTGTGTGTCTCATAAAACAGTTGATCAGCAGTGGGGACACGCTTATACTGAATTTTCTGtcaaaaaaaatatagaaaattttAGAGCACAAcaattttatttttaagaaataaaattgaaaaaaccTGTAAAAATTGCATAATATAGCTTACCAAACGAGTTGCAAGCAGCCTATGAGAAGCAGAACCACTCGTATGTGTTGAATGGAGGCCATCAACCTCGCTATGCCGATTATTTTTTTGAATCAAAGACAACTTTTGAAATTCCTCATATTTCCAAAACTCAATCCAGCCCACATAAATATTCTTGCCAATTCTAATATCCTCTTTTTTATTCTTTTCCCAGTTGGAATGAGCTACAGAAATAACTTCAGAATATTTTCTCCTTGCATTTGCCAGCCAACCATCATTGATAATACAATCTTCTTGTTTCCACACAAAAAATTTCTATAATAACAAAAACAGACAGATTATACTAAATTTTGAACTTCCAAATGCCTATTATAATATAAAACATTAAAAAACTAAATTTTGAACTTCCAAAATAGTTTACAACCAAACTTaagaaaaattaaattttgaaCTTCCTAAATAATTTACAACCAAACACATTATATTTAGAACTTAAAGCCCATTTTTTATAAATGAAAGAATTGAAAGGCTTCTGCGATATCACTAGGAAGAGACATTTAACAAGCATTACTAAAAAAACACTCACATACAAAATTGCAACATATAAAAAAGATATAAttaccttgaattcttcaaaatAAAATCTTTGAGTTTCTTGAGAAACCGACTTCCAATTGTATCCACCAGGCTCAagattttgataaaatatttttcggaTTCTTGCAGAGCACTCATATGAAGGTTCCAatctaatatatataaaattaacgTATGGCAATGTAATGCGATTACATTATAGAGCAAAACAGAATGATTCGCTACATAGATATTTTAATTTAAGAACTCCAAACTTACACGTCATCAATGACTTCTACTCGCACCCTTCCATCTCTGTGCGGAGCCGATGTTCCAAAATACATTATCATTAGCAGCTGTTGTGATAACGtaatatttaatttgttgttaaatatcaaaagtggtattaatatatatgattgatgttgtgagcatcaaagttagtattaatatctaattttatgttgaaattaaaatgagtattaatatcaagagtgcCATTTGAAAAaggtttatgattcagtccataatcactatttcatattgttgtttacgatattcatgtaaacactgtttttacgagttttattttCATCAAGATTCAAAATATTTCTGAAACATTTTCTCTCAAAAACATCAGAAGAGTTTTGAATACATTTAAGGAACCAGTTATtggattccttaactaaattttctaATTTAGTAATTGTGATTTTAAATATTCTGCAATGTgggtttttatatcaaaagaccatatTTATAATATAccgaacttgctgagcatttttttggctcatacttgcctatttttaaaatttaaccttccagtgaggaATAACTTGCGCTGTTTAACTGCGTAATTCGAGAAAGAAGAGAAGGATGCAATTACGAAGATGATTGATCTAGGGTTTGCGGAACTAGAGTAAGTTTTATTATATAAAAGTTTTTTTTTGTATATTAGTTGAGTTATTATATTTGG
Encoded here:
- the LOC141665973 gene encoding uncharacterized protein LOC141665973, translating into MYFGTSAPHRDGRVRVEVIDDVLEPSYECSARIRKIFYQNLEPGGYNWKSVSQETQRFYFEEFKKFFVWKQEDCIINDGWLANARRKYSEVISVAHSNWEKNKKEDIRIGKNIYVGWIEFWKYEEFQKLSLIQKNNRHSEVDGLHSTHTSGSASHRLLATRLKIQYKRVPTADQLFYETHTRHATGQPVDNNALFLEAVGGLDKKKKVYGVGLSKRLFYPSNNKPCMSSFAGEEENQRLKRQLIEMNDRMKAMEN